The Acidicapsa acidisoli genome window below encodes:
- a CDS encoding carboxypeptidase regulatory-like domain-containing protein produces the protein MRFAIAQRRRAARHGRLGNFTVKLFIFVCLLTTIHFATAQGVSGRIVGTVVDQSNAAVSNATITVTNPDTASTSKVLTNSSGEYRVDNLPPGNYQVTLEAQGFRMVVSKGNIVTVDDATVVDFTAQVGSTTQSVVVSSASPLVDTTSSSLGEVESEQEISSLPLNGRIFSQFVQTVPGSVASGFGEAPEAAAGAGATGAISASVNGMPWGGTTYTLDGVNNMELLNAFINVTPPLDSLQEIKISTNNAEATVGTYGGAQVNAFIKSGTNSFHGSAYEFYRGDSLNAYQWRASSKAPYRANQFGGSLGGPILRNKAFFFVDYQGLLLQNGISYILTVPTDLMKQGTFLKSQFPDPIYDPTTQSPFPTVATPQGDAWQIPASRFDPVSANMVAGSTIWPTASDQNSTSNNFKANTTEPDDNHQFDAKVDYQLSNGDRLFARESYQRRDLSAPSPGTRFIQVGDVNAMTRDHNAAVGYNHTFSPSLVNELRFGFNRFFTKDFGNDLGTNENTALGIPNGNDAAFGATGIGNFQVGNIANTGSQGWTNSHRISNSFQITDNLTKVHGRHTFTFGEDYRRLQASLTNSDDNKNGDFTYISDYTSSCTMQPTCSNAVGGNQFASFLLGLPSYLDRGYVATDPATRATLLGVYGQDQYRVTKNLTLNLALRWDLITPAIDKENHQSNFDLTNGVLDFATSGNRGPNVDNYYGGYSPRVGFAYSPNNGDTTISGAFGITHFPGNFGAMGGFLERNFPFFEVFTNPAPLRDVPLAPLSVNGLPTYIPTPTNAPVQSPPGVAVELMARNMQPDVANAWNFGVQQKLSASTAFSLAYIGTKGSHLFRRWNLNTPPPGDTPFNSRLPYQYFNSLGEQYATSIGYGDPDGSSIYHALQAEFKMNNFHGLQGRLAYTWSKEIDDMNLWWPLDDKFNRGEGTNQAPDTPQNFIASFLYQLPFGRGQQWLSNASRPAEILLGGWQVSTITKLQSGNALTFNAAYDNLGSGVTNRANVTCPTVRKIGSVSEWFDTRCFTTPGPLQLGNSGVGKVRGPGYYNSDFSLSKSENIHEQMSVKVQVDAFNLSNTPHYSNPDTNLSDSNFGQIGGTNGSPREIQLGVHFTF, from the coding sequence ATGAGATTTGCAATTGCCCAACGTAGAAGAGCCGCCAGACATGGGCGGCTAGGCAACTTCACAGTCAAATTGTTCATATTCGTTTGTCTGCTGACTACCATTCATTTCGCCACAGCTCAAGGCGTGAGCGGGCGTATCGTCGGAACAGTCGTGGACCAGAGTAATGCAGCCGTCTCCAATGCCACCATTACGGTGACCAATCCAGACACGGCAAGCACCTCGAAAGTTCTCACCAACTCCAGCGGCGAATACAGGGTCGACAATCTGCCTCCCGGAAACTATCAAGTCACGTTGGAGGCCCAGGGCTTCCGTATGGTCGTCTCCAAGGGAAATATCGTCACGGTAGACGATGCAACCGTAGTCGACTTCACGGCCCAAGTCGGCTCCACGACTCAGTCTGTCGTCGTCTCAAGCGCCAGCCCGCTTGTCGACACGACGAGTTCCTCGCTCGGCGAAGTGGAAAGCGAGCAGGAAATATCCAGCCTGCCCCTCAACGGCCGAATATTTTCCCAGTTTGTACAAACTGTTCCCGGATCTGTCGCTTCGGGCTTCGGAGAGGCGCCGGAAGCAGCAGCCGGCGCGGGCGCTACCGGAGCAATCTCAGCCAGTGTGAATGGGATGCCCTGGGGTGGCACAACCTATACGCTGGACGGCGTAAACAATATGGAGTTATTGAACGCCTTCATTAACGTGACACCCCCGCTGGACTCTCTCCAGGAGATCAAAATCTCGACCAACAACGCCGAGGCGACGGTCGGCACATATGGCGGCGCGCAGGTGAACGCATTCATCAAATCCGGCACCAATTCGTTTCATGGCTCCGCATATGAGTTCTACCGCGGCGATTCTTTGAACGCATACCAATGGCGGGCCAGCAGCAAAGCTCCATACCGCGCCAATCAATTCGGCGGATCTCTGGGCGGCCCGATCCTCAGGAACAAGGCATTCTTTTTCGTGGATTATCAAGGACTGCTACTCCAGAACGGAATCAGTTACATCCTGACAGTGCCAACAGATCTTATGAAACAGGGAACATTTCTGAAGAGTCAATTCCCTGACCCGATCTACGATCCAACGACTCAAAGCCCATTCCCGACCGTGGCAACACCCCAGGGCGACGCATGGCAGATCCCGGCCTCGCGCTTCGATCCCGTCTCGGCAAACATGGTTGCAGGCAGTACGATCTGGCCTACGGCAAGCGATCAGAACAGTACCAGCAATAACTTCAAGGCCAACACAACCGAGCCCGATGACAACCATCAATTCGATGCGAAGGTCGACTATCAGCTTTCCAACGGAGATCGCCTCTTTGCTCGAGAGTCTTACCAGCGACGCGATCTGTCCGCTCCATCACCAGGAACAAGATTTATCCAGGTTGGGGACGTCAATGCAATGACTAGGGATCACAATGCTGCCGTCGGATACAACCACACGTTTTCTCCCAGTCTGGTGAATGAACTGAGATTTGGTTTCAACCGGTTTTTCACCAAGGATTTCGGGAACGACCTCGGGACGAATGAGAATACGGCGCTGGGAATTCCGAACGGTAACGATGCTGCATTCGGAGCCACCGGCATCGGAAATTTTCAGGTCGGCAACATCGCCAACACCGGGTCACAGGGCTGGACGAACTCTCATCGGATCAGCAACTCCTTTCAGATCACGGATAACCTCACGAAAGTCCACGGCCGACATACCTTTACCTTTGGGGAAGACTACCGCAGACTGCAGGCCTCGCTGACAAATTCCGATGACAACAAGAATGGCGACTTCACTTACATCTCCGACTACACAAGCAGTTGCACGATGCAACCTACTTGTTCGAATGCCGTAGGCGGCAACCAGTTTGCCAGCTTTTTGCTTGGCCTTCCCTCTTATCTGGATCGCGGCTACGTTGCCACCGATCCGGCGACCCGCGCAACGCTGCTTGGCGTTTACGGGCAAGACCAGTACAGAGTGACAAAGAACCTGACCTTGAACCTTGCCCTTCGCTGGGATCTGATTACGCCGGCGATCGACAAAGAGAATCATCAATCGAATTTCGATCTTACCAACGGTGTCCTGGATTTCGCCACATCAGGCAATCGGGGACCGAATGTTGACAATTATTACGGAGGCTATTCACCGAGAGTGGGATTTGCATACTCCCCCAACAATGGAGACACCACCATTAGTGGTGCCTTCGGAATCACACACTTTCCAGGCAACTTCGGCGCCATGGGCGGATTTCTCGAAAGGAACTTCCCCTTCTTCGAGGTCTTCACCAATCCCGCGCCGCTTCGAGACGTTCCCCTCGCGCCTCTGAGCGTCAACGGCCTTCCGACCTATATTCCGACTCCAACGAACGCCCCGGTGCAGTCGCCGCCGGGAGTAGCGGTCGAACTCATGGCGAGAAACATGCAGCCTGACGTGGCGAACGCATGGAACTTCGGAGTTCAGCAAAAGCTCTCTGCGTCAACCGCATTCAGTCTCGCCTACATAGGAACCAAGGGCTCGCATCTATTCCGCAGATGGAATCTCAATACTCCCCCTCCGGGAGATACTCCTTTCAACTCGCGCCTTCCGTATCAATACTTCAACTCGCTTGGCGAGCAATACGCGACCAGCATCGGCTACGGAGACCCGGACGGTTCCTCCATCTACCATGCGCTGCAAGCGGAATTCAAGATGAACAACTTTCACGGGCTACAAGGACGGCTTGCTTACACATGGTCCAAGGAAATCGACGATATGAATCTTTGGTGGCCGCTGGACGATAAGTTCAATCGCGGAGAAGGCACAAACCAGGCTCCTGATACTCCACAGAATTTCATTGCCAGCTTCCTTTATCAGCTGCCCTTCGGCAGAGGCCAACAATGGCTCTCCAACGCCTCCCGTCCTGCAGAAATACTGCTCGGCGGTTGGCAGGTGAGCACGATCACCAAACTTCAATCCGGCAACGCGCTCACCTTCAATGCCGCATACGACAATCTGGGCAGCGGCGTTACAAACAGGGCTAATGTCACCTGCCCAACTGTGAGGAAAATCGGCTCCGTATCGGAATGGTTTGATACCAGATGCTTTACAACTCCAGGCCCACTTCAACTCGGCAACTCCGGAGTAGGCAAAGTGCGCGGACCTGGCTATTACAACTCCGACTTCTCTTTGTCTAAGTCAGAAAACATCCACGAACAAATGAGTGTCAAAGTCCAGGTGGATGCATTCAATCTTTCCAATACACCTCACTATTCCAACCCGGACACCAACCTTTCCGACTCAAACTTCGGTCAGATTGGCGGGACAAACGGTTCTCCGCGTGAAATACAGCTCGGCGTACATTTCACGTTCTAG
- a CDS encoding LacI family DNA-binding transcriptional regulator, translated as MKDVARLAGVSTATVSRVTNGASNVSCSARTKVLAAISTLNYRPNAHAAELGRANAGIRRNRDLSMSIPTRREGRADL; from the coding sequence ATGAAAGACGTAGCCAGGCTGGCAGGGGTTTCGACAGCGACTGTGTCGCGGGTCACAAATGGCGCGAGCAACGTGTCCTGTAGCGCAAGAACAAAGGTCCTGGCCGCCATTTCAACATTGAATTATCGCCCAAATGCGCATGCGGCAGAATTAGGCCGTGCGAACGCCGGCATCCGAAGAAACCGCGATCTTTCCATGTCCATTCCGACCCGGCGCGAAGGGAGAGCGGATCTCTAA
- a CDS encoding glucosidase family protein translates to MTIHNSTHWFCLLLLIAVLGWASFSPAQDAPVSSKLEFESSDPALQQAFRWAKAQALAYAHPESESIGAWYEAALPGRDSFCMRDVSHQTTGAAALGLYSANHNMLKRFAASLAPERDWAGYWEIDRLGRPSAADYISDSDFWYNLPANFDLLDAVVRMWRWTGDDSYWKDLEFERFFQATANSYISTWQLQPGRVLSRPRIMNRRLQNGEFVNSRGIPSYTEGRKDFNVGSDLLAAEYRALQSLQQIAVERHQPDDAKRLQVTADAVEQLIEQRAWSGREGHFHGFFSEDGSSFGSGDAMLLYFNAVRRPEHLRGALDFIASPEYWQPVNIEEESYLPLALYRYGRSADAYRILLDLSNPDKKRREYPEVSYAVIAAIVSGMMGLEPSEEIGNDTIQTLSQLHDGPDFAELRGVAIKHNIVDLRHVGTSSSTLTNRSGPPLQWKASFPGIAASLKVNGKWMRAQHFSSLAGMTISWVTITVPPGSTSVVVRDVIGKQ, encoded by the coding sequence ATGACCATACACAACAGTACACATTGGTTCTGCCTTTTGTTATTGATCGCTGTTCTTGGGTGGGCGTCGTTCAGTCCTGCGCAAGATGCGCCGGTCTCCTCAAAGCTGGAGTTCGAGTCGTCCGACCCCGCTCTCCAGCAGGCCTTTCGATGGGCGAAAGCCCAGGCGCTCGCGTATGCCCATCCTGAATCTGAGTCCATCGGCGCATGGTACGAAGCTGCACTGCCAGGAAGAGACTCTTTCTGCATGAGAGATGTGTCACACCAGACGACAGGCGCCGCGGCGCTGGGGCTCTATTCCGCAAATCACAACATGCTCAAGCGCTTCGCAGCCTCCCTTGCACCGGAACGCGACTGGGCTGGATATTGGGAGATCGACCGCCTCGGGCGCCCTTCCGCAGCCGACTACATTAGCGACAGTGACTTCTGGTACAACCTGCCCGCGAACTTCGATCTTCTCGATGCAGTCGTGCGTATGTGGAGATGGACAGGCGATGACTCTTACTGGAAGGACCTAGAATTCGAACGGTTCTTTCAGGCGACGGCGAACTCTTACATCTCGACATGGCAGTTGCAACCTGGCCGCGTTCTATCAAGGCCGCGCATCATGAACCGTCGTTTACAAAATGGCGAGTTCGTGAACTCAAGGGGAATTCCCAGTTATACCGAGGGGCGGAAAGATTTCAATGTCGGTTCCGATCTACTGGCGGCGGAATACCGCGCTCTTCAGTCGTTGCAGCAGATAGCCGTGGAGCGTCATCAACCGGATGATGCGAAGAGGCTTCAGGTTACAGCCGACGCTGTCGAGCAATTGATTGAACAAAGGGCATGGTCTGGGAGGGAAGGCCACTTTCATGGCTTCTTCTCGGAAGATGGTAGCTCGTTTGGCTCCGGCGACGCAATGCTGCTCTACTTCAACGCGGTGCGTCGCCCGGAGCATCTTCGAGGAGCACTGGACTTCATCGCGTCACCGGAGTATTGGCAGCCTGTCAATATAGAGGAGGAGAGCTATCTTCCACTTGCTCTCTATCGCTACGGAAGAAGCGCAGATGCATATCGCATATTGCTTGACCTGAGCAATCCTGACAAAAAGCGGCGCGAGTATCCCGAGGTTTCCTACGCGGTTATAGCTGCGATTGTCAGCGGGATGATGGGGCTTGAGCCCTCCGAGGAAATAGGGAACGATACAATTCAAACTCTTTCACAACTCCACGATGGACCCGACTTCGCCGAGCTAAGGGGTGTTGCGATCAAACATAATATTGTAGATCTGAGGCATGTTGGTACATCCAGCAGTACCCTCACCAATCGATCTGGTCCGCCGCTTCAGTGGAAAGCCAGTTTTCCGGGAATCGCAGCGAGTCTCAAGGTGAACGGCAAATGGATGCGAGCACAGCACTTTTCTTCCCTGGCAGGAATGACCATCAGCTGGGTTACCATAACTGTTCCTCCTGGAAGTACTTCAGTGGTTGTACGCGACGTAATCGGAAAGCAGTAA
- a CDS encoding amylo-alpha-1,6-glucosidase, giving the protein MKYTLWPLAGLLDKDVKRGEGGHSNLTMTFGAALSSDIFEAEIDAYTSVWQSHKAKGTFDEAEEVEREEYNAWLKKMPDVDATFGHGAEVAAYVNWESVVEPSGNLKRPTMLMSKNWMSSVWSWDQTFNSMAMTLKDPELGWDQFMLPIDVQDKNGAFPDKWDADTMAWEFSKPPVHGWALAWMLRHHRFEDRTHLQQVYEPLVKWTNWYFDYRDSNRNGLPEYRHGNESGWDNSTAMRNDGPFETPDLSAYLVLQMETLSMVAERLGKPADAREWKARSEHLLQAMLARFWRNDRFVAFRANDGSEIDSNSLLLSMPIILGHRLPANVRNQMLKSLASRSAYRTQFGLASEPPLSSYYTPDGYWRGPIWAPSTMIISEGLDDAGEHEFARSLREEFCRMAQENGMAENFNALTGEALRDPAYTWTSSV; this is encoded by the coding sequence ATGAAATATACTTTGTGGCCTCTCGCCGGATTGTTGGACAAGGATGTGAAAAGAGGCGAAGGCGGGCACAGCAATCTGACGATGACGTTCGGTGCTGCTCTCAGCTCGGACATCTTCGAAGCAGAAATCGACGCCTACACCAGTGTGTGGCAATCGCATAAGGCGAAAGGAACCTTTGACGAGGCTGAGGAAGTTGAGCGCGAGGAATACAACGCCTGGCTGAAGAAAATGCCGGATGTCGACGCTACGTTTGGTCACGGCGCTGAAGTGGCAGCTTACGTTAATTGGGAAAGCGTCGTGGAACCCAGTGGAAATCTGAAGCGGCCAACCATGCTCATGTCCAAGAACTGGATGTCTTCAGTCTGGTCCTGGGATCAAACATTCAATAGCATGGCCATGACCTTGAAGGATCCCGAGTTAGGCTGGGACCAGTTCATGCTTCCAATCGATGTGCAGGATAAAAATGGCGCATTTCCCGATAAATGGGATGCGGATACGATGGCATGGGAGTTCTCAAAGCCTCCGGTCCATGGATGGGCGCTCGCGTGGATGCTCCGGCACCATCGCTTTGAAGACCGGACGCATCTACAACAAGTGTACGAACCACTTGTGAAGTGGACCAACTGGTACTTTGATTATCGAGACTCCAATAGAAATGGCCTGCCCGAATACCGGCATGGAAACGAGTCAGGGTGGGATAACTCCACAGCGATGCGAAACGACGGTCCCTTCGAAACACCTGACCTCAGCGCATATCTCGTATTGCAGATGGAGACGCTTTCGATGGTTGCGGAGCGGTTAGGCAAGCCTGCGGACGCGCGAGAATGGAAAGCCAGATCAGAGCATCTGCTCCAGGCCATGCTGGCACGTTTCTGGAGAAATGACAGATTCGTCGCGTTCCGCGCCAACGATGGAAGTGAGATTGATTCCAACAGCCTGCTTCTATCGATGCCTATCATCCTCGGCCATCGCCTGCCCGCAAACGTGAGAAATCAGATGCTAAAAAGCCTGGCCAGCAGAAGCGCTTATCGGACACAGTTCGGTCTCGCATCCGAGCCGCCATTGAGTTCCTACTACACACCGGACGGATACTGGCGAGGCCCCATCTGGGCGCCCAGCACGATGATCATTTCGGAAGGACTGGATGATGCCGGAGAACACGAATTCGCCAGATCCCTTCGGGAAGAATTCTGTCGAATGGCACAGGAAAACGGCATGGCCGAGAACTTCAATGCCCTCACCGGAGAAGCATTGCGCGATCCTGCATACACTTGGACCTCAAGTGTCTAG
- a CDS encoding transposase — MDTQRQTGTSVEAAGGTSARARQAQPGRGLRGCHLRECQKGGFAVGPTRSGKGTKIIALAAGNSLPLAVSVDSASPAECQLMEDVLAASFLDQLPARLTGDKVYDSDRLNEKPATEYDVEMIAPNRRRRRHSAQDGRQLRRYRRRWKVERLFAWIHNFRRLVTRWKYHLENFLGFVQLACLLMMLRHLIRQIRECECLPLFHFHAERSKQIAREVVSAVTSQDGDVENWNKAGSQK, encoded by the coding sequence GTGGATACGCAGCGGCAAACTGGAACAAGCGTTGAAGCTGCTGGCGGCACATCTGCCCGCGCAAGGCAAGCTCAACCTGGAAGAGGTCTTCGTGGATGCCACCTTCGCGAGTGCCAAAAAGGGGGCTTTGCCGTCGGTCCCACCCGCAGCGGCAAGGGCACTAAGATCATCGCCCTCGCCGCGGGCAACAGTCTTCCTCTCGCCGTATCTGTCGACAGCGCTTCGCCAGCCGAGTGCCAGCTTATGGAAGACGTTCTGGCCGCCAGCTTCCTCGACCAACTCCCCGCAAGGCTCACCGGCGACAAAGTCTACGACTCGGACCGGCTCAATGAAAAACCCGCCACCGAATACGACGTTGAAATGATCGCTCCCAACCGGCGAAGGAGAAGACACAGTGCCCAGGATGGCCGCCAATTGCGCCGCTATCGCAGACGCTGGAAGGTCGAACGGCTCTTTGCCTGGATACATAACTTCCGCCGCCTCGTCACCCGATGGAAATACCATCTCGAGAATTTCCTCGGTTTCGTCCAACTAGCCTGCCTGCTCATGATGCTCAGACATTTGATCCGCCAAATCCGTGAATGCGAATGCTTGCCACTCTTCCATTTTCATGCTGAAAGGTCGAAACAGATTGCACGAGAAGTTGTAAGTGCAGTCACTTCGCAAGATGGGGACGTTGAGAATTGGAATAAAGCTGGTTCGCAAAAATGA
- a CDS encoding lipocalin-like domain-containing protein encodes MMTVDANLGLQTRGQECFKEFLGSWSLVSFEHVLSTGEVLKPFGDAPLGSILYQADGHMSAQVSALNRPELSSDDPLEASVDEVSDAWRSYLGYWGSYRVFAERRVVVHRVEGSSFPNWVGTEQIRHFHFDESNRLILETHSLVGHFKLTWQKRAD; translated from the coding sequence ATGATGACTGTAGATGCGAATCTCGGATTGCAGACAAGAGGGCAGGAATGCTTCAAAGAGTTCCTCGGTTCGTGGAGTCTTGTCTCCTTCGAGCATGTCCTGTCAACCGGTGAGGTGTTGAAACCCTTCGGCGATGCTCCCCTAGGCTCAATCCTGTATCAGGCAGACGGCCACATGTCGGCCCAGGTGTCGGCCCTGAATCGCCCAGAGCTCTCCAGCGATGATCCCCTTGAGGCGAGTGTCGACGAGGTATCCGATGCCTGGCGATCATACCTTGGTTACTGGGGATCTTACAGAGTCTTTGCTGAAAGGCGCGTCGTCGTGCACCGCGTGGAGGGCAGTTCGTTTCCGAACTGGGTGGGAACGGAACAAATCCGACATTTCCATTTCGATGAGAGCAATCGATTGATCCTCGAAACGCACTCGCTTGTCGGGCATTTCAAACTGACCTGGCAGAAAAGAGCCGATTGA
- a CDS encoding transcriptional regulator, with protein MFEVDLRQGELRRSGLRQRLGPQPFELLRKLLERPGKLITRDELRQRLWHENTFVDFELGLKKCVNRVREVLGDSADHPRYY; from the coding sequence ATGTTCGAGGTCGACCTCCGGCAAGGTGAGCTGCGCCGGTCAGGCTTGCGGCAGAGGCTCGGACCGCAACCCTTCGAACTACTGCGGAAGCTGCTGGAGCGGCCCGGCAAGCTAATCACCCGAGACGAGTTGCGACAGCGACTGTGGCACGAGAATACGTTTGTTGATTTCGAGCTAGGCCTGAAGAAGTGCGTGAATCGTGTTCGCGAGGTACTGGGCGATTCCGCGGATCATCCTCGCTATTATTGA
- a CDS encoding TolB-like translocation protein — MDWGYASPEFLPDGRTLLFTNVQDWNWDDAEILALPNGGSPRFLLKGGANPVYASAGYLLYMLSGALLAAPFDARHLELTGPGVPILDGVMQAVGTPNSDYESGIGQFAVSRLGTLVYADGGIYPPYTGSMVRLDRSGAAVDLHFNDVAFGLRLSPDDRRLVATKRATNSRTVNVELYDLERGTSTPLTSDGASGWPIWSVDGQPVLFTVGSRIDSVAADGGGAREIVFNKGSDGATPASWSRDGRWLAILLSMARTQILVRPMAEKGEPRIFLESGSNTSGSFRIFDPEFSPDSKWITYTSSETGALEVYVQAFPGPGEKHRISPNGCMNPAWAPSGRELFYLEPAMPGDLRRGSKMMAVDIDDRASFRASAPHELFAVRDGLPRWSLETIPVRSYDVYPDGRHFIASLLEHQTDPQVAQLNVVLNWFDELKRRVPTR; from the coding sequence ATGGACTGGGGGTACGCTTCGCCGGAGTTCTTACCCGATGGCAGGACTCTGCTTTTTACAAACGTGCAAGATTGGAATTGGGATGATGCCGAAATTCTGGCCCTTCCAAACGGTGGCTCACCGCGGTTCCTGCTGAAGGGCGGCGCGAACCCCGTTTACGCCTCAGCCGGCTACCTCCTCTATATGCTGAGTGGCGCTCTGCTGGCCGCACCGTTCGATGCGCGCCATCTGGAACTGACAGGGCCCGGGGTGCCAATCCTGGACGGAGTCATGCAGGCGGTTGGCACACCAAATAGTGACTATGAATCAGGCATTGGTCAATTTGCCGTTTCCCGCCTGGGCACTCTGGTCTATGCAGACGGCGGGATTTACCCGCCGTACACCGGATCGATGGTTCGCCTGGATCGGAGTGGTGCGGCCGTCGATCTCCACTTCAACGACGTCGCCTTTGGCTTGAGGCTTTCTCCCGACGACCGGCGGCTGGTGGCTACAAAACGGGCCACTAACAGTCGCACCGTGAATGTTGAGCTATATGATCTCGAACGAGGAACCTCCACGCCGCTGACGTCGGATGGCGCCTCCGGTTGGCCGATATGGTCGGTCGATGGACAACCGGTCCTGTTTACGGTAGGGTCCAGGATCGACTCCGTTGCGGCGGACGGAGGTGGCGCGCGAGAGATCGTCTTCAACAAGGGAAGTGATGGAGCCACACCTGCAAGTTGGTCGCGTGACGGCAGGTGGCTGGCCATTCTCCTGAGTATGGCGAGAACCCAAATCCTGGTCCGCCCCATGGCGGAGAAAGGAGAGCCGCGGATTTTCCTGGAGTCTGGATCTAACACATCTGGAAGCTTCCGGATATTCGACCCTGAATTCTCCCCTGATAGTAAGTGGATCACGTACACCTCCAGCGAAACCGGCGCCCTCGAAGTCTACGTCCAGGCCTTCCCTGGCCCTGGAGAAAAACACCGTATTTCCCCGAACGGGTGCATGAATCCCGCTTGGGCGCCGAGCGGCCGCGAATTATTCTATCTGGAGCCGGCCATGCCGGGAGACTTGCGTCGCGGATCAAAAATGATGGCGGTGGATATCGACGATCGCGCCTCTTTTCGCGCCAGCGCTCCGCATGAGTTGTTCGCCGTTAGAGATGGATTGCCCAGATGGTCCCTAGAAACGATTCCAGTACGCAGCTACGACGTCTATCCCGATGGCCGGCACTTCATAGCATCGCTTCTTGAACACCAAACCGACCCGCAGGTCGCACAATTGAACGTTGTGCTGAACTGGTTTGACGAACTGAAGCGCCGCGTTCCGACTCGATAG
- a CDS encoding DHA2 family efflux MFS transporter permease subunit: MPKTENRSFPTAGTGSTAAVAPAKHTTHRNLILAICCTSLLIVGMDVTIVNVALPSIQKDLHAHLAGLQWILDAYTLVVASFLMLAGSMSDRFGRRRVFQIGLGVFTLGSLLCSQSGTIEQLIGFRALQGLGASMLNPVALSIIANAFPDPKARARAVGIWGAVAGVSLGIGPLIGGALTETIGWRSIFWINVPIGIIAALLAARFVPESKAARPRALDPVGQALVLIGLATLTWGVIEGPHAGWDSKLILGLFVTAFLALLTFVLYEQRRNQPMLDLRFFRSVPFSSATVLGPSAFSCFAGFLFLNALYLQQVRGFSAFHTGLFTLPLAVTMIVCAPLSGRLVGRYGPQPSLLAAGMGFLVSTAMLTSLNQQTPVGWLLAVYALFGVGLGMVNPAITNSAVAGMPLSQAGVAAAIASTSRQVGAALGVAISGTVVAASHVHGMDFSTATHAIWWVMTACGAVVLAIGFASNTAWARVSTERVAHLLEERR, encoded by the coding sequence TTGCCGAAGACTGAGAACCGATCTTTTCCTACTGCAGGCACCGGGAGCACTGCCGCTGTTGCTCCCGCAAAGCATACTACGCATCGGAACCTGATCCTGGCGATCTGCTGCACGAGCCTGTTGATCGTGGGCATGGACGTGACGATTGTCAACGTCGCGCTGCCCTCGATCCAGAAAGACTTGCATGCTCATCTGGCTGGGCTGCAGTGGATTCTCGACGCCTATACGCTTGTGGTAGCGAGCTTCCTGATGCTGGCGGGTTCGATGTCGGATCGCTTCGGGCGCCGGAGGGTATTTCAAATCGGGCTGGGTGTGTTCACGCTCGGCTCGCTGCTGTGTAGTCAGTCGGGAACGATTGAACAGCTAATCGGGTTCCGAGCGCTGCAGGGCTTGGGAGCATCGATGCTGAACCCCGTGGCGCTGTCGATTATTGCGAATGCATTTCCGGATCCGAAAGCGCGCGCGCGGGCGGTGGGCATCTGGGGCGCGGTGGCAGGCGTCTCGCTGGGAATTGGGCCACTGATCGGCGGGGCACTGACGGAGACGATTGGATGGCGATCGATCTTCTGGATCAATGTGCCGATTGGGATTATAGCGGCGCTCCTGGCAGCTCGGTTTGTGCCGGAGTCGAAGGCGGCGCGTCCGCGGGCCTTAGATCCGGTGGGACAGGCACTGGTGCTGATCGGGCTGGCAACGCTGACGTGGGGTGTTATTGAAGGACCGCACGCCGGCTGGGACTCAAAGTTGATCCTGGGTCTCTTTGTAACCGCGTTCCTGGCTCTTTTGACGTTCGTGCTGTATGAGCAGCGGCGAAACCAGCCGATGCTGGATCTGCGCTTCTTCCGCAGCGTGCCCTTCTCCAGTGCCACAGTATTGGGGCCGAGCGCCTTCTCCTGCTTTGCCGGTTTTCTTTTTCTAAACGCGCTGTATCTGCAGCAGGTGCGTGGATTTTCCGCTTTTCATACAGGGCTGTTCACACTGCCGCTGGCGGTAACAATGATTGTATGTGCGCCATTGTCAGGACGGCTGGTTGGACGCTACGGCCCACAGCCTTCCCTGCTGGCTGCCGGCATGGGATTTCTGGTCAGCACGGCGATGCTGACCAGTCTGAATCAACAAACACCGGTGGGCTGGCTGCTGGCGGTATACGCGCTCTTCGGCGTAGGGCTGGGCATGGTGAATCCTGCCATCACGAACAGCGCAGTAGCCGGAATGCCGCTGTCGCAAGCGGGCGTCGCAGCGGCCATTGCATCGACCAGCCGGCAGGTGGGCGCAGCTCTGGGGGTGGCAATATCGGGAACGGTGGTGGCAGCAAGCCATGTGCATGGTATGGACTTCTCCACAGCGACGCATGCAATCTGGTGGGTGATGACAGCGTGCGGTGCGGTGGTATTGGCTATCGGCTTTGCGTCGAACACAGCCTGGGCGCGAGTAAGCACGGAACGGGTGGCTCATTTGCTTGAAGAGCGGCGCTAA